From one Brachypodium distachyon strain Bd21 chromosome 4, Brachypodium_distachyon_v3.0, whole genome shotgun sequence genomic stretch:
- the LOC100844710 gene encoding LOW QUALITY PROTEIN: tyrosine N-monooxygenase (The sequence of the model RefSeq protein was modified relative to this genomic sequence to represent the inferred CDS: substituted 3 bases at 3 genomic stop codons), translating into MLRSFSSVAVAQLLLVATFLYLLQRFLPRRSCRIFSAPPVGPGPRLLPPGPSPWPVVGSLPEMTLNKPAFRWIHRVMHELGTDIACFRLGGVHVIPVTCPRIAREVLQKQDANFASRPLSFASGAVSGGYVDVVLAPFGEQWKNMRRVVLSEIVCPSRHNWLHERRAQEADNLTRYAYSLALQGTTVDVRHVAQHYCGNVIRRLVFGRRYFGGGGIEDGGPGPLEVEHVDASLATLGMVYAFCVSDYLPCLLGLDLDGHEKKVREALVKIDRLHDAVILERWRQWKSGERRPEEVEDFLDILISFKGALLSIDEVRALCRVRKNXLLFXISPSMHARKXARSKIKRSVYLSDIVFAAVDNPSNAVEWTMAEMVNRPELLEKAVEELDQVVGRDRLVQESDIPKLQYAKACIREAFRLHPVAPFNVPHVALADATVAGYHIPKGSHVMLSRVGLGRNPAVWPDPLRFDPERHLVNDDVALTENELRFISFSTGRRGCMAVWLGTAMSVMLFGRLLQGFTWSKPEGVEVIHLKEGKHDLFMEKPLLLHAEPRLPVHLYRAAAQPVN; encoded by the exons ATGCTGAGATCCTTCTCCTCCGTGGCCGTGGCCCAGCTGCTGCTCGTGGCAACGTTCCTGTACCTCCTCCAGAGGTTTCTGCCAAGGAGGAGCTGCAGGATCTTCAGCGCACCACCGGTTGGGCCTGGGCCCAGACTTCTTCCTCCGGGCCCATCGCCATGGCCAGTGGTGGGAAGCTTGCCGGAGATGACGCTGAATAAGCCAGCGTTCCGGTGGATCCACCGCGTGATGCACGAGCTAGGCACCGACATCGCCTGCTTCCGTCTCGGCGGCGTCCACGTGATCCCTGTGACGTGCCCCAGGATCGCCAGGGAGGTGCTCCAGAAGCAGGACGCCAACTTCGCGTCCCGCCCACTGAGCTTTGCCTCGGGCGCCGTCAGTGGTGGGTACGTTGATGTCGTGCTGGCACCCTTCGGGGAGCAATGGAAGAACATGCGCCGGGTGGTCCTCTCGGAGATCGTCTGCCCTTCCCGCCATAACTGGCTCCATGAGAGGCGCGCCCAAGAGGCCGATAACCTCACACGCTACGCATACAGCCTCGCCCTGCAAGGCACGACCGTGGATGTGAGGCACGTGGCGCAGCATTACTGCGGCAACGTCATCCGCCGCCTCGTGTTCGGCAGACGATACTTTGGTGGAGGGGGGATTGAGGACGGCGGGCCGGGGCCGCTGGAGGTCGAGCACGTGGACGCCTCCTTGGCCACGCTGGGAATGGTCTACGCGTTCTGTGTCAGCGACTACCTCCCGTGCCTGCTCGGGCTTGACCTCGATGGCCATGAGAAGAAGGTAAGGGAGGCCCTCGTCAAGATCGACAGGCTGCACGACGCGGTCATTCTTGAGAGGTGGCGGCAGTGGAAGTCTGGCGagaggcggccggaggaggtcgaggaCTTCCTCGACATCCTCATCTCGTTTAAGGGCGCGCTGCTCTCAATTGACGAGGTCAGAGCTCTCTGCAGGGTACGTAAGAACTAACTCCTCTTCTAGATCTCTCCATCGATGCATGCACGCAAGTGAGCACGTAGCAAAATCAAAAGGAGTGTTTATCTTTCA GACATAGTTTTCGCGGCGGTGGACAACCCGTCGAACGCGGTGGAGTGGACGATGGCGGAGATGGTGAACCGGCCGGAGTTGCTTGAGAaggcggtggaggagctgGACCAGGTGGTGGGGCGCGACCGGCTGGTGCAGGAGTCGGACATCCCGAAGCTCCAGTACGCCAAGGCGTGCATCCGGGAGGCGTTCCGGCTCCACCCGGTGGCGCCCTTCAACGTGCCGCACGTGGCCCTCGCCGACGCCACTGTGGCGGGCTACCACATCCCCAAGGGCAGCCACGTCATGCTCAGCCGGGTCGGGCTGGGCCGGAACCCGGCTGTCTGGCCCGACCCGCTGCGCTTCGACCCGGAGCGCCACTTGGTGAACGATGATGTGGCGCTGACAGAGAACGAGCTGAGGTTCATCTCCTTCAGCACGGGCCGTCGCGGGTGCATGGCCGTGTGGCTCGGGACGGCCATGAGCGTTATGCTCTTCGGGAGGCTCCTGCAAGGGTTCACCTGGAGCAAGCCTGAAGGCGTGGAGGTTATCCATCTCAAGGAGGGCAAGCATGACCTTTTCATGGAGAAGCCGCTGTTGCTTCATGCCGAGCCACGCCTCCCGGTGCACCTCTACCGAGCGGCTGCTCAACCAGTTAATTAG
- the LOC100823211 gene encoding uncharacterized protein LOC100823211, which translates to MRSWAGRPDSSLLAPFLAASCLLLVAGSHQEIHEATGSRIHHQTNQHTHEVHCSRERSRAAWKAIDEYLMPFVEKEKYELPSKCRLHAENDMFREQEEHKIHFDVNEWRCGFCKKSFRAEKYIDQHFSNRHNNLLDNSQGRCLADLCGALHCDLTMEFKKPKSKCNAAAAARNCHLCESLADNCFPVNQGHSASRLHEFFLRQFCDAHTCNGDSKPFPKGGRKQTNRFYLALCILTLLLLPLFYLIVFLHQREMKKGVQVFKRIPKTVHKKKPS; encoded by the exons ATGAGGAGCTGGGCTGGCCGCCCCGACTCATCCCTACTCGCCCCGTTCCTCGCCGCCTCTTGCCTTCTTCTCGTGGCCGGATCGCATCAG GAAATCCATGAAGCTACAGGATCCAG AATTCATCATCAAACAAACCAGCACACACATGAGGTGCATTGCTCAAGGGAAAGGAGCCGTGCAGCTTGGAAAGCTATTGATGAG TATTTGATGCCCTTCGTGGAAAAGGAGAAGTATGAGCTACCAAGCAAATGCAGGCTTCATGCTGAAAATGACATGTTTCGGGAACAAGAGGAACATAAGATCCATTTTGATGTAAACGAGTGGCGTTGTGGTTTCTGCAAGAAATCCTTTCGAGCAGAGAAATATATCGATCAGCATTTTTCAAACCGGCACAATAATCTTTTGGATAAT AGTCAAGGAAGATGCTTGGCAGATCTTTGTGGAGCACTTCACTGTGATCTGACAATGGAGTTCAAGAAACCAAAGAGTAAATGCaatgcagctgcagctgcaaggAATTGTCATCTTTGTGAG AGCCTTGCAGATAATTGCTTCCCTGTTAATCAAGGGCATTCTGCCAGCCGTCTTCATG AATTTTTCTTGCGGCAATTCTGTGATGCCCACACTTGTAATGGAGACTCAAAACCTTTCCCCAAAGGTGGCAGG aaacaaacaaacagattCTATTTGGCTCTCTGCATCTTGACATTGCTGCTCTTGCCCTTGTTCTATCTCATAGTCTTCTTGCACCAGAG GGAAATGAAGAAAGGAGTTCAAGTTTTCAAGCGAATTCCAAAAACTGTGCACAAGAAAAAGCCGTCCTAG